In Humulus lupulus chromosome 6, drHumLupu1.1, whole genome shotgun sequence, a single genomic region encodes these proteins:
- the LOC133785999 gene encoding ethylene-responsive transcription factor ABI4-like has translation MWSPTLLKHRPNRLVSCPQDRYHFYIWSWVDDCVHRFDSGLGKYDTMYTTDEMWNGIAVQYGTNDYRDLSRLSPTYREGPPPASSEDGGISWSPSSISGESSSNMDSDLDALIDNAGAKRSKRPRARGLTTSQPGKSSKRSRKTPPPPPPASSSAAASTGQTNVPTTIPPSQAVVSVVAPASQTDIAAVVESQPPVAARKE, from the exons atgtggtctcccactttattaaaacacaggcccaatagactagtctcgtgcccacaggatagatatcacttctacatatggagttgggtagatgactgtgtccataggtttgatagtgggctcgggaaatacgacactatgtataccacagacgagatgtggaatgggatagctgtgcagtatgggaccaatgactatagggacctttcgaggttatcaccaacttatagggaaggccctccccccgcctcttctgaagacgggggaatttcatggtccccaagctcgatctcgggggaaagttcca gcaacatggactccgacctcgacgccctcatcgacaatgcgggtgccaagaggagcaagcgccccagggcaaggggactgacaaccagtcagcctgggaaaagctccaagagatctaggaaaacgcctcctcctcccccgccggcttcgagctctgctgctgcgtcgactggccagactaacgtccccacgacgataccaccctcgcaggccgtcgtctctgtggtggcgccggcctcgcagactgATATCGCTGCCGTGgttgaatcccaacctcctgtggcgg